One stretch of Deltaproteobacteria bacterium DNA includes these proteins:
- a CDS encoding diguanylate cyclase gives MRAIREKVLKFLSEFADEDDKLIDSLKNLVDDCGIDAYSVIIHVLTHLDLDPEEARHSWKNILSHRESLIKSLGRSVNLRTAICDYFCSVSKTMKSPIVVEIKVFEDKLKSIKYDSLTGLFSRGSFDETLAQEAARAERYETDLSLLFYDLDNFKQINDTYGHFAGDMALKKVAEIILKEIRAADFAARYGGEEIVVLLPKTGKVNALMLGDRIRKRIEETKLRHNGKSFNLTISGGLASYPIDAINLIELIQFADKALYRAKNSGKNKIVLHSPDKRRYVRLHFSTEFVVQKIGFEGHIGTVAVNCKDISRAGILIESKEPFEIGTKLQIQIPLKKGDENILILGTVVRIEAFGDEQYDIGVSFIEMKEELDHFISTRLEGLTTT, from the coding sequence ATGAGAGCAATTCGTGAAAAAGTATTGAAATTTCTTTCAGAGTTTGCTGACGAGGATGATAAGCTCATAGATTCTTTGAAAAACCTTGTTGATGATTGCGGAATCGATGCCTACTCTGTAATAATCCATGTATTAACCCATCTTGATTTAGATCCTGAAGAAGCCCGTCATAGCTGGAAAAATATCCTCTCTCACCGTGAAAGCCTTATTAAATCACTTGGCAGAAGCGTTAACCTGAGAACAGCCATTTGCGACTATTTCTGCTCTGTCAGCAAAACAATGAAGAGCCCCATTGTTGTTGAAATCAAGGTTTTTGAAGACAAGCTTAAATCCATTAAATACGACAGCCTTACCGGTCTCTTTAGCAGGGGGTCCTTCGACGAAACCCTCGCCCAGGAAGCGGCCCGCGCAGAGCGCTATGAAACGGATTTGTCTCTATTATTTTACGACCTCGATAATTTCAAACAAATCAATGATACTTATGGGCACTTTGCAGGTGACATGGCCCTGAAAAAGGTTGCGGAAATCATCCTGAAAGAAATCCGCGCTGCTGATTTTGCCGCCAGGTATGGAGGTGAAGAAATTGTGGTGCTCCTTCCAAAAACGGGGAAGGTAAATGCCCTTATGCTTGGAGACAGAATCCGAAAAAGAATTGAAGAGACGAAACTCAGACACAACGGCAAATCATTTAATCTCACCATAAGCGGTGGTCTTGCCTCTTACCCTATTGACGCAATAAACCTCATTGAGTTAATCCAGTTTGCCGATAAGGCATTGTATCGCGCAAAAAACTCCGGTAAAAACAAAATCGTACTCCATTCACCTGATAAACGCCGCTATGTGAGATTGCATTTTAGTACGGAATTTGTGGTACAAAAGATAGGTTTTGAGGGGCATATCGGCACTGTAGCTGTTAATTGCAAGGATATAAGCAGGGCAGGTATTCTCATCGAAAGCAAAGAGCCTTTCGAGATCGGCACAAAGCTTCAGATACAGATCCCTCTTAAAAAAGGGGATGAAAACATATTAATTTTGGGAACAGTTGTCAGGATCGAAGCTTTTGGTGATGAGCAGTACGATATCGGTGTCTCTTTTATAGAAATGAAGGAAGAACTCGATCATTTTATTTCAACCCGTCTGGAAGGGCTGACAACGACATAA
- the acpS gene encoding holo-ACP synthase encodes MNKATNKRAMILGTGIDIVEIARIKRAYDRWGIRFAERVLTAPEREAMLARKDEATYLASRFAAKEAFLKALGTGYAHGISWHDMEVRRKKGERPHLTIGGRAHDLMKEMNAETVHLSLSHEKKFAIAQVILEKQSFT; translated from the coding sequence TTGAACAAGGCAACAAATAAGCGTGCCATGATATTGGGAACAGGAATAGATATCGTTGAAATTGCCCGGATAAAGCGCGCTTATGATCGATGGGGAATTCGTTTTGCAGAAAGAGTGCTTACTGCCCCGGAAAGAGAAGCAATGCTTGCAAGAAAGGATGAAGCAACCTATCTGGCATCGAGATTTGCTGCAAAGGAGGCCTTTTTGAAAGCATTGGGAACAGGCTATGCTCATGGAATAAGCTGGCATGACATGGAAGTCCGTCGAAAAAAAGGAGAGAGACCGCATCTGACAATAGGGGGCAGAGCGCATGACTTAATGAAAGAGATGAATGCTGAAACCGTTCACCTCTCTTTGAGCCATGAAAAAAAATTCGCCATTGCCCAGGTTATTCTTGAAAAGCAATCCTTTACGTGA
- the glmM gene encoding phosphoglucosamine mutase, whose amino-acid sequence MRKLFGTDGVRGVANVEPMTSETALKLGRAAAHIFKNSKGRHRIVIGKDTRISGYMIETALASGICSMGADVLLVGPLPTPGISFITSSMRADAGVVISASHNPYQDNGIKFFSRDGFKLPDSLEKKMEELIICEELHKLRPTADEVGKAYRVEDSIGRYIVFLKNTFPKELDLTGLKIVLDCANGAGYRVAPAVLQELGAEVIALGVTPDGKNINEGCGSLHTGEMCAKVRETGAHLGISLDGDADRVIMCDENGKEVDGDTIMGICAVNLKKKGALNKNTLVTTIMSNIGLDIAMNEAGVNLVKTDVGDRYVVAEMRKAGYNVGGEQSGHIVFLDHNTTGDGTLAALQLLSVLKREEKPLSELSKIVTKYPQTLVNVRVKEKKSQEEIPRFSEAASEIKSKLAGKGRILIRYSGTEPIMRIMIEGEDECGIRQMADSLAAIVKEEIGA is encoded by the coding sequence TTGAGAAAGTTATTCGGCACTGACGGCGTGCGGGGGGTTGCAAACGTTGAACCCATGACATCGGAAACAGCATTAAAGCTCGGACGAGCCGCAGCGCATATCTTTAAAAACAGTAAGGGCCGCCACAGGATTGTCATCGGTAAAGACACCAGAATATCAGGATATATGATAGAAACGGCCCTGGCTTCGGGGATATGCTCCATGGGAGCAGACGTTCTGCTCGTCGGCCCTCTGCCGACACCGGGCATATCTTTTATAACATCGAGCATGAGGGCAGATGCAGGGGTAGTCATTTCCGCTTCCCATAATCCATACCAGGATAACGGCATCAAGTTTTTCAGCAGGGATGGCTTTAAACTCCCCGACAGCTTGGAAAAAAAGATGGAGGAGCTTATCATTTGTGAGGAACTTCACAAACTGAGACCAACAGCCGATGAAGTGGGTAAAGCCTACAGAGTTGAAGATTCCATCGGCCGCTATATTGTTTTTCTAAAAAACACATTCCCTAAAGAACTGGACCTGACAGGCCTCAAAATAGTCCTCGATTGTGCAAATGGTGCAGGCTACAGGGTAGCGCCGGCGGTTCTTCAGGAACTCGGTGCAGAGGTTATCGCTCTGGGTGTGACTCCTGACGGGAAAAATATCAATGAAGGTTGCGGTTCGCTTCATACAGGGGAAATGTGTGCTAAAGTCAGGGAAACAGGTGCTCACCTGGGCATATCGCTTGACGGCGATGCCGACAGGGTCATTATGTGTGATGAGAATGGAAAGGAAGTTGACGGTGATACGATTATGGGAATATGCGCCGTCAACCTGAAGAAGAAGGGCGCCCTTAATAAGAACACCCTCGTTACTACCATAATGAGCAATATCGGCCTTGATATTGCCATGAATGAGGCCGGTGTGAACCTGGTAAAGACTGACGTTGGGGACAGGTATGTCGTAGCCGAGATGCGTAAGGCCGGCTACAACGTGGGAGGAGAGCAATCGGGCCATATTGTCTTTCTCGATCATAATACAACCGGTGACGGAACCCTTGCGGCCCTGCAACTTTTAAGTGTGCTCAAAAGAGAAGAAAAACCGCTTTCAGAACTGTCGAAAATCGTCACAAAATATCCTCAAACGCTGGTTAATGTGAGAGTAAAGGAAAAAAAATCGCAGGAAGAAATACCCCGCTTCTCAGAGGCTGCATCAGAAATTAAATCAAAGCTTGCAGGTAAAGGAAGGATCCTCATCCGGTATTCGGGAACGGAACCGATCATGAGAATTATGATTGAAGGGGAGGATGAATGCGGCATTCGTCAAATGGCCGACTCTCTTGCCGCTATCGTCAAGGAAGAGATCGGCGCATAA
- a CDS encoding pyridoxine 5'-phosphate synthase: MAKLGVNIDHVATVRQARGTIEPEPVLAASIAELAGADGITIHLREDRRHIQDRDLGILRKTVRTKLNLEMAATDEMVAIALEVRPDTVTLVPEKRQELTTEGGLEVKKAGPQLAQSIGKLRDGGILVSLFVDPLPDQIEAACKTGAEYIEIHTGSYAEAKSGQETEDRFEAILKGVKAANKLGLGINAGHGLDYWNIKRLLAIKEIEEYNIGHSIISRALITGLEKAVKDMVNLIEQGNK; this comes from the coding sequence TTGGCAAAATTAGGCGTTAATATCGATCATGTGGCAACAGTCAGGCAAGCAAGAGGAACTATCGAACCGGAACCCGTACTGGCAGCTTCCATTGCAGAGCTTGCCGGGGCCGACGGCATTACTATTCATCTAAGAGAGGACAGAAGACATATCCAGGATAGAGACCTTGGCATTCTAAGAAAGACGGTGCGGACGAAACTTAACCTGGAGATGGCCGCAACCGATGAAATGGTCGCAATCGCCCTGGAGGTCAGACCTGATACGGTAACGCTTGTACCGGAAAAAAGGCAGGAACTGACGACCGAGGGAGGGCTTGAAGTGAAAAAGGCGGGACCGCAACTAGCCCAATCGATCGGGAAGTTGCGTGATGGAGGCATCCTTGTCTCCCTTTTTGTAGATCCTCTGCCGGATCAAATCGAGGCGGCCTGCAAGACAGGCGCAGAGTATATTGAAATCCATACGGGGAGTTATGCTGAAGCAAAAAGCGGGCAGGAGACAGAGGACCGGTTTGAGGCTATCCTTAAGGGAGTAAAAGCAGCAAATAAGCTCGGTCTGGGTATTAACGCCGGTCACGGCCTTGATTACTGGAATATAAAAAGGCTTCTCGCCATAAAAGAGATAGAAGAATATAATATCGGCCATTCCATCATTTCAAGGGCCCTCATTACAGGCCTTGAAAAAGCGGTAAAAGATATGGTTAATTTAATTGAACAAGGCAACAAATAA